A stretch of the Crocinitomicaceae bacterium genome encodes the following:
- a CDS encoding choice-of-anchor J domain-containing protein — protein MIRKTTSYLCLTLICAITSLTTRAQITENFDLITTLTGSGWFMQNNSVPGSTNWFQGNGTVFAAYNGASDSYIGANFNNTTGANDISNWLVTPNVTIKNGDVITFYTRASPDNMWADNLQVRMSTNGASTNVGTGASAVGDFTTLLLEINPTLALGVYPYTSWQQYSITISGLSAPTSGRFAFRYYVPNGGPSGANSDYIGIDNFVYTPYVCPTLTVGPASLPNGTAGVLYNQTMTQTGALGSPTYTVTSGTLPPGLTLSTGGTLSGTPTGTGTYNFTISVSDNSGCSGSLAYTLTIDCPTNGATLAAFPNLCDNDGNYAMTEGSPSGGTYSGTGVTGTAFDPSSGTQLITYTLVDVYGCTQIATGTITVNTAPTVTLAAFSNVCEDAAAVTLTGGSPAGGTYSGTGVSAGMFNPTTQGTFSITYDYTDANNCSNSATADINVVSCLGIDENSNPAGITCYPNPTQSNINLQFSQEKNATVQIKIYSADGKIVFTENLTNFSGMYNRTIDFSQLESGVYFAEILIDEQVNLLQIVRQ, from the coding sequence ATGATCAGAAAAACTACTTCTTACTTATGTCTTACTTTAATTTGCGCAATAACAAGTCTGACGACTCGTGCGCAGATTACTGAGAATTTTGACTTGATCACCACCTTAACCGGATCAGGCTGGTTCATGCAAAACAACAGTGTACCGGGTTCAACAAATTGGTTTCAAGGAAACGGAACCGTATTTGCTGCATACAACGGCGCATCAGATTCATATATTGGTGCAAACTTCAATAATACCACCGGTGCAAATGATATCAGCAATTGGTTGGTAACACCAAACGTGACAATTAAAAACGGTGATGTAATTACCTTTTATACACGCGCAAGTCCTGATAATATGTGGGCGGATAATTTGCAAGTACGCATGTCAACCAACGGAGCAAGCACCAATGTTGGAACCGGCGCTTCAGCTGTTGGTGATTTTACAACACTCTTACTTGAAATTAATCCAACACTGGCATTGGGAGTTTATCCCTATACTAGTTGGCAACAATATTCAATCACCATTTCAGGATTATCAGCACCAACATCCGGCCGTTTTGCTTTTAGATATTATGTGCCAAATGGTGGCCCGTCCGGCGCTAACTCGGATTATATTGGTATTGATAATTTTGTTTATACTCCGTATGTATGTCCAACACTCACTGTTGGTCCGGCTTCATTACCTAACGGAACAGCAGGTGTATTATACAATCAAACCATGACACAAACCGGTGCATTGGGTTCTCCTACTTATACTGTAACTTCAGGAACATTGCCTCCGGGACTTACTTTATCTACCGGTGGAACATTATCAGGTACACCAACCGGAACAGGCACGTACAATTTTACAATTAGTGTATCTGACAACAGCGGATGCAGTGGAAGTTTGGCGTATACACTCACTATTGATTGTCCAACCAATGGTGCAACTCTTGCTGCATTTCCAAATCTTTGTGATAACGATGGAAATTATGCCATGACAGAAGGATCTCCATCAGGCGGAACCTATTCAGGTACCGGGGTAACCGGAACCGCATTTGACCCATCATCAGGAACACAACTTATCACCTATACACTGGTTGATGTGTATGGATGTACACAAATTGCAACCGGAACCATTACGGTAAACACAGCACCAACTGTTACACTTGCCGCATTTAGCAATGTGTGTGAAGATGCAGCAGCCGTTACTTTAACAGGCGGATCACCAGCCGGTGGAACTTATTCAGGTACCGGTGTATCAGCCGGAATGTTTAACCCAACAACGCAAGGAACATTTTCCATTACCTATGATTATACCGATGCAAACAACTGCTCTAATTCAGCCACAGCAGATATCAACGTGGTTAGTTGTTTAGGTATTGATGAAAACTCAAATCCTGCCGGCATTACTTGCTATCCAAATCCAACGCAATCAAATATCAATTTACAATTTTCACAAGAAAAAAATGCAACTGTACAAATTAAAATATACAGTGCCGATGGTAAAATAGTTTTCACAGAAAATCTTACCAACTTCTCAGGAATGTATAATAGAACAATAGATTTTTCACAACTTGAATCAGGAGTTTATTTTGCAGAAATTCTCATTGATGAACAAGTGAATTTGTTGCAAATAGTAAGACAATAA